From Candidatus Methylomirabilis sp., a single genomic window includes:
- a CDS encoding phosphoadenylyl-sulfate reductase has translation MTEYAEGREGALAGTSGTLRRDAADLQRWLQADGQGRPAEEVLAWASRTFRPRIALASSFGVEDVALIDIWSRIDPAVRVFTLDTGRLPEETYDVMDRIRERYGIAIATYCPEAAAVEALERERGFYSFRRSVAERKTCCGIRKVEPLGRALAGLDAWVTGLRREQAETRTAVRQVERDPAHGGMIKINPLAEWTTDQVWEYVRAHDVPYNRLHDQGYPSIGCAPCTRAIRPGEDLRAGRWWWERPESKECGLHLAPRAEA, from the coding sequence ATGACGGAGTATGCGGAGGGCCGTGAGGGGGCGCTCGCTGGAACATCGGGGACCCTCAGGAGGGACGCTGCAGACCTGCAGCGCTGGCTGCAAGCAGACGGGCAGGGACGGCCCGCCGAGGAGGTCCTCGCCTGGGCCAGCCGGACGTTCCGGCCCCGGATCGCGCTAGCCTCGAGCTTCGGCGTGGAGGACGTCGCGCTGATCGACATCTGGTCGAGGATCGATCCGGCGGTCCGGGTCTTCACCCTGGACACGGGGCGGCTGCCCGAGGAGACCTACGACGTCATGGACCGGATCCGGGAGCGGTACGGGATCGCCATCGCCACCTACTGCCCCGAGGCGGCAGCGGTGGAAGCGCTGGAGCGGGAGCGGGGGTTCTACTCGTTCCGCCGGAGCGTGGCGGAACGCAAAACCTGCTGCGGGATCCGCAAGGTCGAGCCGCTCGGCCGGGCCCTGGCCGGCCTGGACGCCTGGGTGACGGGGCTGCGCCGCGAGCAGGCGGAGACCCGGACGGCCGTCCGCCAGGTGGAGCGGGACCCGGCCCACGGGGGGATGATCAAGATCAATCCGCTGGCCGAGTGGACCACGGACCAGGTGTGGGAGTACGTCCGGGCGCACGACGTCCCCTACAACCGCCTCCACGACCAGGGCTACCCCAGCATCGGATGCGCCCCCTGCACGCGCGCCATCCGGCCGGGCGAGGACCTGCGCGCCGGCCGCTGGTGGTGGGAGCGCCCCGAGAGCAAGGAGTGCGGCCTGCACCTGGCGCCCCGGGCGGAGGCCTGA